Proteins from one Salmonella bongori NCTC 12419 genomic window:
- the ilvN gene encoding acetolactate synthase small subunit, with translation MRRILSVLLENESGALSRVIGLFSQRGYNIESLTVAPTDDPTLSRMTIQTVGDEKVLEQIEKQLHKLVDVLRVSELGQGAHVEREIMLVKIQASGYGREEVKRNTEIFRGQIIDVTPTLYTVQLAGTSDKLDAFLATLRDVAKIVEVARSGVVGLARGDKIMR, from the coding sequence ATGCGCCGGATATTATCGGTATTACTGGAAAATGAATCAGGGGCGTTATCGCGGGTTATCGGCCTCTTTTCGCAACGCGGATATAACATTGAAAGCCTGACCGTCGCGCCGACGGACGATCCGACCCTGTCGCGCATGACTATCCAGACGGTGGGGGATGAAAAAGTGCTTGAGCAAATTGAAAAGCAGCTACACAAGCTGGTTGATGTATTGCGCGTTAGCGAGCTGGGGCAAGGCGCGCACGTTGAGCGGGAGATCATGCTGGTAAAAATTCAGGCCAGCGGTTACGGGCGCGAAGAGGTAAAGCGGAATACGGAGATTTTCCGCGGCCAGATTATTGATGTTACGCCGACGCTGTATACCGTTCAACTGGCGGGCACCAGCGATAAACTGGATGCTTTTCTGGCTACGCTGCGTGATGTGGCGAAAATTGTTGAAGTGGCGCGCTCGGGCGTTGTCGGGCTTGCGCGCGGCGATAAAATTATGCGCTAA
- the cra gene encoding catabolite repressor/activator, producing MKLDEIARLAGVSRTTASYVINGKAKQYRVSDKTVEKVMAVVREHNYHPNAVAAGLRAGRTRSIGLVIPDLENTSYTRIANYLERQARQRGYQLLIACSEDQPDNEMRCIEHLLQRQVDAIIVSTSLPPEHPFYQRWANDPFPIVALDRALDREHFTSVVGADQDDAEMLAEELRKFPAETVLYLGALPELSVSFLREQGFRAAWKDDPREVNFLYANSYEREAAAQLFEKWLETHPMPQALFTTSFALLQGVMDVTLRRDGKLPSDLAIATFGDHELLDFLQCPVLAVAQRHRDVAERVLEIVLASLDEPRKPKPGLTRIRRNLYRRGILSRS from the coding sequence GTGAAACTGGATGAAATCGCTCGGCTGGCCGGTGTCTCGCGCACAACTGCAAGCTACGTTATAAACGGTAAAGCAAAGCAATACCGCGTGAGCGACAAAACCGTAGAAAAAGTCATGGCGGTGGTGCGTGAGCATAATTACCATCCTAATGCTGTGGCTGCCGGGTTACGTGCTGGACGCACACGTTCTATTGGTCTGGTGATCCCGGATCTTGAAAACACGAGCTACACCCGTATCGCAAACTATCTTGAGCGCCAGGCGCGCCAGCGTGGCTATCAACTGTTGATCGCCTGTTCTGAAGATCAGCCGGATAACGAAATGCGCTGCATTGAGCATCTTTTACAGCGTCAGGTCGATGCGATTATCGTTTCAACCTCGTTACCGCCGGAACATCCCTTTTATCAGCGCTGGGCTAATGATCCGTTCCCCATCGTCGCGCTTGACCGCGCCCTTGATCGTGAACATTTCACCAGTGTGGTTGGCGCCGATCAGGATGATGCCGAAATGTTGGCGGAAGAACTGCGTAAATTCCCGGCGGAAACGGTGCTTTATCTGGGCGCATTGCCGGAGTTATCCGTCAGTTTTTTACGCGAGCAGGGATTTCGCGCCGCGTGGAAAGATGATCCACGTGAGGTGAATTTCTTATATGCTAACAGCTATGAACGCGAAGCCGCCGCTCAACTGTTTGAAAAATGGCTGGAAACGCATCCTATGCCTCAGGCGCTCTTTACCACATCATTCGCGTTATTGCAGGGAGTGATGGACGTGACGCTGCGGCGTGATGGCAAATTGCCTTCAGATTTAGCCATTGCGACTTTCGGCGATCATGAATTGCTGGATTTTCTGCAATGCCCAGTACTGGCCGTGGCGCAGCGTCATCGCGATGTGGCGGAACGCGTGCTGGAGATTGTGCTGGCAAGCCTTGATGAGCCGCGTAAACCGAAACCGGGCTTAACGCGTATTCGGCGTAACCTGTATCGTCGCGGTATTCTTAGCCGTAGCTAG
- the mraZ gene encoding division/cell wall cluster transcriptional repressor MraZ: MFRGATLVNLDSKGRLTVPTRYREQLIESATGQMVCTIDIHHPCLLLYPLPEWEIIEQKLSRLSSMNPIERRVQRLLLGHASECQMDGAGRLLIAPVLRQHAGLTKEVMLVGQFNKFELWDETTWYQQVREDIDAEQSATETLSERLQDLSL, translated from the coding sequence ATGTTCCGGGGGGCAACGTTAGTCAATCTCGACAGTAAAGGGCGCCTGACCGTGCCGACCCGTTACCGGGAGCAACTGATCGAGAGCGCTACCGGTCAAATGGTATGTACCATTGACATCCATCACCCATGCCTGCTGCTTTACCCCCTGCCTGAATGGGAAATTATTGAGCAAAAATTATCTCGTCTGTCGAGCATGAACCCGATAGAACGTCGCGTACAACGTTTACTGTTGGGTCATGCCAGTGAATGTCAGATGGATGGTGCAGGTCGATTACTGATCGCGCCAGTTCTGCGGCAACATGCCGGACTGACGAAAGAAGTGATGCTGGTTGGACAGTTCAACAAATTTGAGCTGTGGGATGAAACGACCTGGTATCAACAGGTCAGGGAAGATATCGACGCTGAACAGTCCGCTACTGAAACGTTGTCGGAGCGGCTGCAGGACTTGTCTCTATAA
- the rsmH gene encoding 16S rRNA (cytosine(1402)-N(4))-methyltransferase RsmH, with translation MMENFKHTTVLLDEAVNGLNIRPDGIYIDGTFGRGGHSRLILSQLGEEGRLLAIDRDPQAIAVAQAINDPRFSIIHGPFSALADYVAERELTGKIDGILLDLGVSSPQLDDAERGFSFMRDGPLDMRMDPTRGQSAAEWLQTAAEADIAWVLKTFGEERFAKRIARAIVERNREQPMTRTKELAEVVAAATPVKDKFKHPATRTFQAVRIWVNSELEEIEQALKSSLSVLAPGGRLSIISFHSLEDRIVKRFMREQSRGPKVPAGIPMTEAQLSKLGGRELRALGKLMPGEKEVAENPRARSSVLRIAERTNA, from the coding sequence ATGATGGAAAATTTTAAACACACTACGGTACTGTTGGATGAAGCCGTTAATGGGCTGAATATTCGTCCTGATGGTATCTATATTGATGGCACATTTGGTCGCGGCGGCCACTCGCGTCTGATCCTCTCGCAACTGGGTGAAGAGGGGCGTTTGTTGGCGATCGATCGCGATCCGCAGGCAATTGCCGTTGCGCAGGCCATTAATGATCCTCGCTTCTCCATCATTCATGGGCCTTTTTCCGCGCTGGCTGATTATGTGGCCGAGCGCGAGCTTACCGGTAAGATTGACGGAATCCTTCTCGATCTTGGCGTCTCTTCTCCGCAGCTCGATGATGCAGAGCGCGGCTTTTCATTTATGCGGGATGGTCCGCTGGACATGCGAATGGACCCGACCCGCGGGCAGTCTGCCGCCGAGTGGTTACAAACGGCGGCTGAGGCGGATATCGCCTGGGTGTTAAAAACCTTTGGCGAAGAACGTTTTGCCAAACGTATTGCTCGCGCCATTGTTGAGCGCAACCGCGAACAACCAATGACCCGTACCAAAGAGCTGGCGGAAGTGGTTGCGGCGGCGACCCCGGTAAAAGACAAATTCAAACATCCTGCGACCCGTACCTTCCAGGCGGTGCGCATTTGGGTAAACAGTGAACTGGAGGAGATAGAGCAGGCGCTAAAAAGCTCACTCAGCGTGCTGGCCCCGGGCGGTCGGCTTTCAATCATCAGCTTCCATTCGCTGGAGGACCGCATTGTGAAACGCTTTATGCGCGAGCAAAGTCGCGGTCCGAAAGTACCCGCCGGGATCCCGATGACGGAAGCGCAGCTCAGTAAACTGGGTGGCCGCGAGTTAAGAGCGTTAGGCAAGTTGATGCCGGGCGAAAAAGAGGTTGCTGAAAATCCTCGGGCCCGTAGTTCAGTTCTGCGTATTGCAGAGAGGACGAACGCATGA
- the ftsL gene encoding cell division protein FtsL — translation MISRVTEALSKVKGSIGSNERHALPGVIGDDLLRFGKLPLCLFICIILTAVTVVTTAHHTRLLTAQREQLVLERDALDIEWRNLILEENALGDHSRVERIATEKLQMQHVDPSQENIVVQK, via the coding sequence ATGATCAGCAGAGTGACAGAAGCCCTAAGCAAAGTTAAGGGGTCGATAGGAAGCAACGAGCGCCATGCTTTGCCTGGCGTAATCGGTGACGATCTTTTGCGGTTCGGGAAGCTGCCACTCTGCTTGTTCATTTGCATCATTTTAACGGCGGTGACGGTGGTAACAACGGCGCACCATACTCGTCTGCTCACCGCTCAGCGTGAACAGCTGGTTCTGGAGCGCGATGCATTGGACATTGAATGGCGCAACCTGATCCTTGAAGAAAACGCGCTCGGCGATCATAGCCGGGTAGAGCGGATTGCAACGGAAAAGCTGCAAATGCAGCATGTTGATCCATCACAAGAAAATATCGTAGTGCAAAAATAA
- the ftsI gene encoding peptidoglycan glycosyltransferase FtsI, protein MKAAAKTQRPKRQEEQTNFISWRFALLCGCILLALVFLLGRAAWLQIIAPDMLVRQGDMRSLRVQEVSTSRGMITDRSGRPLAVSVPVKAIWADPKEVHDAGGISVGDRWKALSTALNIPLDQLSARINANPKGRFIYLARQVNPDMADYIKKLKLPGIHLREESRRYYPSGEVTAHLIGFTNVDSQGIEGVEKSFDKWLTGQPGERIVRKDRYGRVIEDISSTDSQAAHNLALSIDERLQALVYRELNNAVAFNKAESGSAVLVDVNTGEVLAMANSPSYNPNNLAGTPKDAMRNRTITDVFEPGSTVKPMVVMTALQRGIVNENTVLNTVPYRINGHEIKDVARYSELTLTGVLQKSSNVGVSKLALAMPSSALVDTYSRFGLGKATNLGLVGERSGLYPQKQRWSDIERATFSFGYGLMVTPLQLARVYATIGSYGIYRPLSITKVDPPVPGERIFPEATVRTVVHMMESVALPGGGGVKAAIKGYRIAIKTGTAKKVGPDGRYINKYIAYTAGVAPASHPRFALVVVINDPQAGKYYGGAVSAPVFGAIMGGVLRTMNIEPDALATGEKNEFVINQGEGTGGRS, encoded by the coding sequence ATGAAAGCAGCGGCAAAAACGCAAAGACCGAAACGCCAGGAAGAACAGACCAACTTCATCAGTTGGCGTTTTGCGTTGCTGTGCGGCTGTATTTTACTGGCGCTGGTTTTTTTACTCGGGCGTGCGGCATGGCTACAGATTATCGCCCCGGATATGCTCGTGCGTCAGGGCGATATGCGTTCACTGCGTGTTCAGGAAGTCTCCACTTCCCGCGGTATGATTACCGATCGTTCCGGTCGTCCGCTGGCGGTCAGCGTACCGGTTAAGGCGATCTGGGCCGATCCAAAAGAAGTGCATGACGCAGGCGGCATCAGCGTCGGCGATCGGTGGAAAGCGCTTTCCACTGCGCTCAATATTCCGCTCGATCAGCTCTCCGCCCGTATCAACGCCAACCCGAAAGGACGTTTTATTTATCTGGCGCGCCAGGTCAATCCTGATATGGCGGACTACATCAAAAAGTTGAAACTGCCGGGGATCCATTTGCGTGAAGAATCACGCCGCTACTACCCGTCAGGAGAAGTAACCGCTCACCTCATCGGTTTTACCAACGTCGACAGTCAGGGGATTGAGGGCGTTGAAAAAAGTTTCGATAAATGGCTGACCGGTCAGCCGGGCGAACGTATCGTGCGTAAAGACCGCTATGGCCGGGTGATCGAAGACATTTCTTCTACCGACAGCCAGGCGGCGCACAACCTGGCGTTGAGCATAGATGAACGCCTGCAGGCATTGGTTTACCGCGAGCTGAATAACGCGGTAGCGTTTAACAAGGCGGAATCCGGCAGCGCGGTGCTGGTCGATGTGAATACCGGTGAAGTGCTGGCGATGGCCAACAGCCCCTCCTATAACCCAAACAATCTTGCCGGCACACCGAAAGACGCCATGCGTAACCGCACCATCACTGACGTGTTTGAACCGGGTTCCACGGTTAAGCCGATGGTGGTGATGACTGCGCTTCAGCGTGGCATCGTCAACGAAAATACCGTGTTGAATACCGTTCCTTACCGAATTAACGGCCACGAAATCAAAGACGTGGCGCGCTACAGCGAATTAACCCTGACCGGGGTTTTGCAGAAGTCGAGTAACGTCGGCGTATCTAAACTGGCGTTAGCGATGCCGTCCTCAGCGTTAGTAGATACTTACTCACGTTTTGGGCTTGGAAAGGCGACCAATTTGGGGTTGGTCGGAGAACGCAGTGGCTTATATCCTCAAAAACAACGGTGGTCTGACATAGAGAGGGCCACCTTCTCTTTTGGCTACGGGCTAATGGTAACACCATTACAGTTAGCGCGAGTCTATGCAACGATCGGCAGCTATGGCATTTATCGTCCGTTGTCGATTACCAAAGTTGATCCTCCTGTCCCTGGAGAGCGCATTTTCCCTGAAGCCACCGTGCGTACCGTGGTTCACATGATGGAAAGCGTGGCGCTACCCGGTGGTGGTGGTGTGAAAGCGGCAATTAAAGGCTACCGTATCGCGATTAAAACCGGTACGGCGAAAAAAGTGGGGCCGGACGGGCGCTACATCAACAAATACATTGCTTATACCGCGGGCGTCGCGCCTGCGAGTCATCCGCGCTTCGCGCTGGTTGTTGTGATCAACGATCCGCAGGCGGGTAAATACTACGGTGGCGCCGTTTCCGCGCCGGTCTTTGGTGCCATCATGGGCGGCGTGCTGCGCACCATGAACATCGAACCGGACGCGTTAGCAACGGGCGAAAAAAATGAATTCGTAATTAATCAAGGCGAGGGAACAGGTGGCAGATCGTAA
- the murE gene encoding UDP-N-acetylmuramoyl-L-alanyl-D-glutamate--2,6-diaminopimelate ligase, with product MADRNLRDLLAPWVAGLPARELREMTLDSRVAAAGDLFVAVVGHQADGRRYIPQAIAQGVAAIIAEAKDEATDGEIREIHGVPVVYLSQLNERLSALAGRFYHEPSENMRLVAVTGTNGKTTTTQLLAQWSQLLGETSAVMGTVGNGLLGKVIPTENTTGSAVDVQHVLASLVAQGATFGAMEVSSHGLVQHRVAALKFAASVFTNLSRDHLDYHGDMQHYEAAKWMLYSTHRYGQAIVNADDEVGRRWLASLPDAVAVSMEGHINPNCHGRWLKTVAVNYHDSGATIRFASSWGEGEIESRLMGAFNVSNLLLALATLLALGYPLTDLLKTAARLQPVCGRMEVFSAPGKATVVVDYAHTPDALEKALQAARLHCAGKLWCVFGCGGDRDKGKRPLMGAIAEEFADIVVVTDDNPRTEEPRAIINDILAGMLDAGQVRVMEGRAEAVTNAIMQAKDNDVVLIAGKGHEDYQIVGTQRLDYSDRVTAARLLGVIA from the coding sequence GTGGCAGATCGTAATTTGCGCGACCTTCTTGCTCCGTGGGTGGCTGGGCTACCTGCGCGAGAACTGCGAGAGATGACGCTCGACAGCCGTGTGGCTGCGGCGGGCGATCTCTTTGTGGCAGTGGTGGGTCATCAGGCGGACGGGCGTCGATATATCCCGCAGGCGATAGCGCAAGGCGTAGCTGCCATTATTGCAGAGGCGAAAGACGAGGCGACCGACGGCGAAATTCGTGAAATACACGGCGTACCGGTCGTCTACCTTAGCCAGCTCAACGAGCGTTTATCGGCGCTGGCGGGCCGCTTTTACCACGAGCCATCTGAAAACATGCGTCTGGTGGCGGTAACCGGCACCAACGGCAAGACCACCACCACCCAACTGCTGGCGCAGTGGAGCCAGTTGCTCGGCGAAACCAGCGCGGTGATGGGAACGGTAGGCAACGGACTGTTGGGTAAAGTGATCCCGACGGAGAACACGACCGGTTCCGCTGTGGATGTTCAGCATGTGCTGGCCAGTCTGGTTGCGCAGGGCGCGACCTTCGGCGCGATGGAAGTCTCTTCTCATGGTCTGGTTCAGCATCGTGTGGCGGCGCTGAAATTTGCCGCCTCCGTGTTTACTAATTTGAGTCGCGATCATCTGGACTATCACGGTGATATGCAGCATTACGAAGCCGCGAAATGGATGCTTTATTCAACCCATCGCTACGGTCAGGCGATTGTCAATGCTGATGATGAGGTTGGACGCCGCTGGCTGGCGTCGTTACCCGATGCGGTCGCAGTATCGATGGAAGGGCATATCAATCCTAACTGTCACGGTCGTTGGCTGAAGACGGTGGCGGTGAATTACCACGATAGTGGGGCAACGATTCGTTTTGCTTCAAGCTGGGGGGAAGGCGAAATCGAAAGCCGCCTGATGGGCGCGTTTAACGTCAGCAATTTACTGCTGGCATTGGCGACGCTGCTGGCGCTGGGCTATCCGTTAACGGATTTGCTGAAAACCGCCGCGCGTTTACAGCCAGTTTGCGGGCGGATGGAAGTCTTTAGCGCGCCGGGCAAAGCCACTGTCGTTGTCGATTACGCGCACACGCCTGATGCGCTGGAAAAAGCGTTGCAGGCGGCGCGTCTGCACTGCGCCGGAAAATTGTGGTGCGTCTTTGGTTGCGGCGGAGATCGTGATAAAGGTAAGCGCCCACTTATGGGTGCCATTGCCGAAGAATTTGCGGATATCGTCGTGGTGACTGACGATAACCCGCGTACCGAGGAGCCGCGCGCCATTATCAACGATATTCTGGCCGGAATGCTGGACGCCGGGCAGGTCAGGGTAATGGAAGGCCGTGCCGAGGCGGTGACTAACGCCATTATGCAGGCAAAAGATAATGACGTCGTGCTGATTGCAGGTAAAGGGCACGAGGATTACCAGATTGTTGGCACGCAACGTCTTGATTATTCAGACCGCGTGACCGCAGCGCGTTTGCTGGGGGTGATCGCATGA
- the murF gene encoding UDP-N-acetylmuramoyl-tripeptide--D-alanyl-D-alanine ligase yields MISVTLSKIADVLGAEHRGADLTLNTVITDTRKVTPGCLFVALKGERFDAHDFADKAKANGAGALLVSRPLDIDLPQVIVKDTRQAFGQLAAWVRMQVPARVVALTGSSGKTSVKEMTAAILSQCGNTLYTAGNFNNDIGVPITLLRLNHDYDYAVIELGANHQGEIAWTVSLTRPEAALVNNLAAAHLEGFGSLAGVAKAKGEIYTGLPENGIAIMNADNNDWLNWQRIIGDRQVWRFSPNTADSDFTAANIHVTSHGTEFTLQTPQGSIDVLLPLPGRHNIANALAASALSMAVGATLTAIKAGLATLKAVPGRLFPIPLSENQLVLDDTYNANVGSMTAAVQVLSEMPGYRVLVAGDMAELGAESETCHIQVGEAAKAAGIDRVLSSGKLSEAISHTSGVGEHFADKAALIARLRALIQQHPMITILVKGSRSAAMEDVVHALQEKASC; encoded by the coding sequence ATGATTAGCGTAACGCTCAGCAAAATTGCCGATGTCCTTGGCGCCGAACACCGCGGGGCGGATCTCACGCTCAATACGGTCATTACCGACACACGGAAAGTGACGCCGGGTTGCCTGTTCGTGGCGCTGAAAGGGGAACGTTTCGACGCGCATGATTTTGCCGATAAAGCAAAAGCGAACGGCGCTGGCGCACTGCTGGTCAGCCGTCCGCTGGATATCGATCTTCCGCAGGTAATAGTAAAAGATACGCGTCAGGCATTTGGCCAACTGGCCGCCTGGGTGCGTATGCAGGTACCGGCGCGGGTGGTGGCGTTAACCGGTTCGTCCGGCAAAACCTCGGTCAAAGAGATGACCGCCGCGATTCTTAGCCAGTGCGGAAATACTCTGTATACCGCAGGCAATTTTAACAACGACATCGGCGTGCCGATAACGCTGCTGCGCTTAAACCATGATTATGACTATGCCGTGATTGAGTTGGGCGCTAATCACCAGGGGGAAATCGCCTGGACCGTTAGCCTGACGCGCCCGGAGGCGGCGCTGGTCAATAACCTGGCGGCGGCGCACCTGGAAGGCTTCGGCTCGTTGGCCGGCGTGGCGAAAGCGAAAGGCGAAATCTATACCGGTTTGCCTGAGAACGGTATTGCGATTATGAATGCCGATAATAACGACTGGCTGAACTGGCAACGCATTATTGGCGATCGCCAGGTGTGGCGCTTCTCGCCGAATACGGCAGACAGCGACTTTACTGCCGCAAATATCCACGTGACGTCCCACGGTACGGAATTTACCCTGCAAACGCCGCAGGGCAGCATTGATGTGTTGCTGCCATTGCCGGGGCGGCACAATATTGCCAACGCGCTGGCGGCATCGGCCTTATCAATGGCGGTAGGCGCAACGCTTACCGCCATTAAAGCCGGGCTGGCGACATTAAAAGCTGTACCGGGGCGTCTGTTCCCGATTCCGTTAAGTGAAAACCAGCTGGTGCTGGATGACACTTATAACGCTAACGTTGGTTCGATGACCGCTGCAGTGCAAGTCCTCTCTGAAATGCCGGGCTACCGCGTGTTGGTGGCGGGCGATATGGCTGAGCTGGGCGCAGAAAGCGAAACATGCCACATCCAGGTTGGTGAAGCCGCAAAGGCGGCAGGTATCGATCGAGTGCTAAGTAGCGGAAAACTGAGTGAGGCTATCAGTCATACCAGCGGCGTCGGTGAGCATTTTGCCGATAAAGCTGCTCTGATCGCGCGTTTACGTGCTCTGATTCAGCAACACCCGATGATAACAATTTTAGTGAAAGGATCACGCAGCGCCGCGATGGAAGACGTGGTTCATGCGTTACAGGAGAAAGCTTCATGTTAG
- the mraY gene encoding phospho-N-acetylmuramoyl-pentapeptide-transferase, producing the protein MLVWLAEHLVKYYSGFNVFSYLTFRAIVSLLTALFISLWMGPRMIARLQKLSFGQVVRNDGPESHFSKRGTPTMGGIMILTAIVISVLLWAYPSNPYVWCVLVVLIGYGIIGFVDDYRKVVRKDTKGLIARWKYFWMSVIALGVAFALYLVGKDTPATQLVVPFFKDVMPQLGLFYVLLSYFVIVGTGNAVNLTDGLDGLAIMPTVFVAAGFALVAWATGNMNFANYLHIPYLRHAGELVIVCTAIVGAGLGFLWFNTYPAQVFMGDVGSLALGGALGIIAVLLRQEFLLVIMGGVFVVETLSVILQVGSFKLRGQRIFRMAPIHHHYELKGWPEPRVIVRFWIISLMLVLIGLATLKVR; encoded by the coding sequence ATGTTAGTTTGGCTGGCCGAGCATTTGGTCAAATATTATTCCGGCTTTAACGTCTTTTCTTATCTGACGTTTCGCGCCATTGTCAGCCTGCTGACCGCGCTGTTCATCTCTTTATGGATGGGCCCGCGAATGATCGCTCGTCTGCAAAAACTCTCCTTTGGCCAGGTTGTGCGTAACGATGGCCCGGAATCGCACTTTAGTAAACGCGGTACGCCGACGATGGGTGGCATCATGATCCTGACGGCGATTGTCATTTCCGTTCTGCTATGGGCTTATCCGTCTAACCCATACGTCTGGTGCGTACTGGTGGTGCTCATTGGCTACGGCATTATTGGTTTTGTCGATGACTACCGCAAAGTGGTGCGTAAAGATACCAAGGGGCTGATTGCGCGCTGGAAATATTTCTGGATGTCGGTCATTGCGCTCGGCGTGGCCTTTGCGCTTTATCTCGTCGGGAAAGACACACCTGCGACCCAATTGGTGGTTCCGTTCTTTAAAGACGTTATGCCGCAATTGGGGCTGTTTTACGTTCTGCTGTCCTACTTTGTCATCGTCGGTACCGGCAACGCCGTCAACCTGACCGATGGACTCGATGGCCTGGCGATTATGCCGACCGTCTTTGTTGCCGCAGGCTTTGCACTGGTAGCCTGGGCGACCGGGAACATGAATTTCGCCAATTACTTGCATATTCCGTACTTACGTCATGCGGGCGAGCTGGTGATTGTCTGCACAGCGATTGTCGGCGCAGGATTAGGATTCTTGTGGTTTAACACCTATCCGGCGCAGGTTTTTATGGGGGATGTGGGATCGCTGGCGTTGGGCGGCGCGTTGGGCATTATTGCCGTACTGTTGCGTCAGGAGTTTTTGCTGGTGATTATGGGCGGCGTTTTTGTGGTGGAAACTCTGTCAGTCATCCTGCAGGTGGGCTCCTTCAAACTACGCGGACAGCGTATTTTCCGTATGGCGCCTATCCATCACCACTATGAACTGAAGGGCTGGCCGGAACCGCGTGTCATTGTGCGCTTCTGGATTATTTCGCTGATGCTGGTGCTGATTGGCCTGGCAACGCTGAAGGTACGTTAA
- the murD gene encoding UDP-N-acetylmuramoyl-L-alanine--D-glutamate ligase, which yields MADYQDKNVVIIGLGLTGLSCVDFFLARGITPRVMDTRVTPPGLDKLPQEIERHLGGLNDEWLLAADLIVASPGIALAHPSLSAAASAGVEIIGDIELFCREAQAPIVAITGSNGKSTVTTLVGEMAKAAGVNVGVGGNIGLPALMLLDADRELYVLELSSFQLETTSSLQAVAATVLNVTEDHMDRYPFGLQQYRAAKLRVYEKAKVCVVNADDALTMPVRGADERCVSFGVNMGDYHLNRQQGETWLRVKGEKVLNVKEMKLSGQHNYTNALAALALADAAGLPRATSLKALTTFTGLAHRFQLALEHNGVRWINDSKATNVGSTEAALNGLHVDGTLHLLLGGDGKSADFSSLARYLTGDQIRLYCFGRDGAQLAALRPEIAQQTETMEEAMRLLAPRVQPGDMVLLSPACASLDQFKSFEQRGDVFTRLAKELG from the coding sequence ATGGCTGATTATCAGGACAAAAACGTCGTCATTATCGGTCTGGGCTTGACCGGACTTTCCTGCGTGGACTTTTTCCTGGCCCGCGGCATCACACCGCGCGTGATGGATACCCGTGTGACGCCGCCAGGTCTGGATAAGCTGCCGCAAGAAATCGAGCGTCACCTTGGCGGTCTGAACGACGAGTGGCTATTGGCGGCGGATTTGATCGTCGCCAGCCCTGGCATCGCGTTAGCTCATCCCTCGCTTAGCGCTGCTGCCAGCGCAGGGGTCGAAATCATCGGCGATATCGAACTGTTTTGCCGCGAGGCGCAAGCGCCAATTGTGGCCATCACCGGCTCGAACGGTAAAAGCACTGTAACCACATTAGTAGGCGAGATGGCGAAAGCGGCAGGCGTCAATGTCGGTGTTGGCGGCAATATCGGTCTTCCGGCGCTGATGCTGCTGGATGCCGATCGCGAATTGTACGTGCTGGAATTGTCCAGTTTCCAGCTGGAAACCACGTCAAGTTTGCAAGCGGTGGCGGCAACGGTGCTCAACGTCACTGAAGATCATATGGATAGGTACCCGTTTGGTCTGCAACAGTACCGGGCAGCGAAACTACGCGTCTACGAGAAGGCGAAAGTGTGTGTGGTAAATGCTGATGACGCGTTAACCATGCCGGTACGCGGCGCTGATGAACGCTGTGTCAGTTTTGGCGTCAATATGGGTGATTATCACCTTAATCGTCAGCAGGGCGAAACCTGGCTGCGGGTTAAAGGCGAGAAAGTGCTGAATGTGAAAGAGATGAAGCTTTCTGGTCAGCATAATTACACCAATGCGTTAGCAGCACTGGCTCTGGCGGATGCTGCTGGCCTGCCGCGGGCCACCAGCCTGAAGGCATTAACCACATTTACGGGCCTGGCGCACCGCTTCCAGTTAGCGCTGGAACATAACGGCGTACGCTGGATCAACGACTCGAAAGCCACCAACGTGGGTAGTACCGAAGCGGCGCTGAACGGCCTGCACGTGGATGGTACGCTGCATCTGCTGCTGGGTGGCGACGGTAAGTCGGCAGACTTTTCTTCGCTGGCGCGCTATTTGACTGGCGACCAGATTCGCCTGTATTGCTTTGGGCGTGATGGCGCGCAGCTTGCCGCGCTGCGTCCGGAAATTGCCCAACAGACTGAAACAATGGAAGAGGCAATGCGCTTACTGGCGCCGCGCGTTCAGCCTGGCGACATGGTATTGCTGTCGCCTGCTTGCGCCAGCCTCGATCAGTTTAAAAGTTTTGAGCAACGGGGCGATGTCTTTACCCGTCTGGCGAAGGAGTTGGGTTAA